The Nitrospira sp. genome window below encodes:
- the ricT gene encoding regulatory iron-sulfur-containing complex subunit RicT, with the protein MESTLVAQLAHAYPTSVRLVGVKVRNRGEVRKLDSAGVSLRNGDPVLIEVENEVTYGIVYMEPYSTPFIPPMRVMKSILRKPDSEETALINRLEQLSREAAAYCRAKAAELNIPLKLVEVYGVMDRRQLTFVYTAEDRIDFRELVRDLARRFGGRIEMRQVGVREEARRLGGIDTCGLVLCCASFLTDMQPISAKQAKKLALPIEDPRLLGVCGRLKCCLMFEMMDTHGKIAPQSDQLITPTKPNSPSSPTLPY; encoded by the coding sequence ATGGAATCTACGCTTGTTGCACAACTCGCGCACGCCTATCCCACCTCAGTTCGCCTGGTCGGTGTGAAGGTTAGGAACCGTGGGGAAGTCAGGAAGTTAGACTCAGCCGGTGTGTCATTGCGCAACGGCGACCCGGTCTTGATCGAGGTGGAAAATGAAGTCACCTATGGAATCGTCTACATGGAGCCCTACTCGACGCCCTTTATTCCTCCCATGCGCGTGATGAAATCCATCTTGCGAAAGCCGGATTCCGAAGAAACGGCTCTGATCAACAGGCTCGAGCAGCTCTCTCGTGAGGCTGCCGCCTATTGCCGAGCCAAAGCAGCAGAACTGAACATCCCTCTCAAGCTGGTCGAAGTCTATGGGGTCATGGATCGCCGCCAGCTCACCTTTGTCTACACGGCAGAGGACCGGATCGATTTTCGTGAACTGGTCCGAGACCTGGCGCGTCGATTTGGCGGACGCATCGAAATGCGTCAAGTTGGGGTACGCGAAGAAGCGAGGCGGCTTGGTGGCATCGATACCTGTGGCCTCGTACTATGCTGCGCGAGTTTTCTGACCGATATGCAGCCTATCTCGGCCAAGCAGGCGAAAAAGCTCGCACTGCCGATCGAGGACCCTCGTTTGTTGGGTGTGTGTGGAAGGTTGAAGTGCTGTTTGATGTTTGAGATGATGGACACTCACGGTAAGATCGCTCCGCAATCTGACCAACTTATCACCCCGACCAAGCCCAATTCTCCTTCCTCCCCAACCCTGCCCTATTAG
- a CDS encoding DUF1264 domain-containing protein, with product MRKGLLVALAITVVGWSGGATPKAAAGEPTSPALGYEIHVQAPHMMPDGTPGGPFHHYCKGISDKILQCLLFESTDPKAPLVGVEYFIAKDLTRKLPAIQWHRHFHDHKVEIGTGRVQVLDLPPDQAAKVAEAAAGTDGVIYQLWQHGQEFPDGTVSFPQSLGHKFPGYFDK from the coding sequence ATGAGAAAAGGTCTATTGGTCGCTCTGGCGATCACTGTAGTCGGATGGAGTGGAGGTGCAACCCCAAAAGCGGCGGCCGGGGAACCGACAAGCCCAGCCCTTGGATACGAAATTCATGTCCAAGCACCACATATGATGCCGGATGGGACACCGGGTGGCCCATTCCACCATTACTGCAAAGGCATTTCCGACAAGATCCTTCAATGTCTCCTCTTCGAATCCACTGATCCAAAGGCACCCTTGGTCGGGGTCGAATATTTCATCGCCAAGGACCTCACCCGAAAGCTTCCCGCCATTCAGTGGCACCGGCACTTCCACGATCATAAGGTAGAAATAGGGACAGGGCGAGTCCAAGTCCTCGACCTGCCTCCCGATCAGGCTGCTAAGGTGGCGGAAGCCGCGGCCGGAACAGATGGTGTGATCTATCAGCTATGGCAGCATGGTCAGGAATTTCCCGACGGCACCGTGAGTTTCCCGCAATCCCTCGGACACAAGTTCCCTGGCTATTTTGACAAATAA
- a CDS encoding c-type cytochrome, with product MRGRALCQSLVFTAIALASWDVSVFGSDEAVLRPRVPIDQLQEARTWKSPFPATVETIEKGKQLFHGKAFCVTCHGRDGKGLGGDIEPGTLKGPLPRDFTDQEWQATRTDGELLWILKNGSKGTAMAKFIPLVLTEEEAWQVLLYVRSFGNGQDKSQAEGLP from the coding sequence ATGAGAGGAAGAGCGCTTTGCCAGTCTCTGGTCTTTACGGCAATAGCGCTTGCCTCATGGGATGTCTCCGTCTTTGGATCCGATGAAGCCGTCCTCAGACCACGGGTCCCGATTGATCAACTTCAGGAAGCGAGAACATGGAAGAGTCCATTTCCCGCAACCGTCGAAACAATTGAAAAGGGGAAGCAACTTTTTCACGGGAAGGCCTTCTGTGTAACCTGCCACGGACGAGACGGCAAGGGATTGGGAGGTGATATTGAGCCGGGTACGCTTAAGGGTCCCTTGCCGCGCGATTTCACCGACCAAGAATGGCAGGCCACCCGGACCGACGGTGAACTCCTCTGGATCTTGAAGAACGGCAGCAAAGGCACGGCGATGGCGAAGTTCATTCCATTGGTCTTGACCGAAGAGGAAGCGTGGCAAGTCTTGCTTTATGTGCGATCGTTCGGCAACGGCCAAGACAAATCACAAGCGGAAGGACTGCCGTAA
- a CDS encoding YihY/virulence factor BrkB family protein, whose translation MSRSTRISQFAKQDLWTGDLASMSLLQRLTVQTLRLATAVGMEFRHRLLDARTAGLVYTTLLSLVPFLAVMFSVLKAFGVHHVIEPFLAQALVPLGPKNREVTATIINFVDNIKIGVLGAAGIAGLFYTTYSLIDKIEQALNAIWQVKQGRTWDRKFADYLSAVLVGPVLVFSAFGLLASLQSNTVVQHLIALEPFGTLLVWSGEMVPFLMFCGVFTFLYKMIPNTQVELRSAAIGGVSAAILWIIAGEAFAKFVAASANYSAIYSSFAVLMLFLLWLYTGWMIVLIGAQFSFFHQYPTAYLSRLLWEQGTHVFREQLALKVLRVLGNHYLKGDRPLKLPELSSELNIPLSLVEEEVERLIENGFVGRLQEPEGVSLIKSPDLILVKEVLDSVRNGTPPWILPHLDSSDPVSALLRHRDKAVERALVGETVQSLLHDQSPSQSPKP comes from the coding sequence ATGAGCCGCTCCACACGCATTTCCCAGTTTGCGAAGCAGGATCTCTGGACGGGGGATCTGGCAAGCATGTCGTTGCTCCAACGGTTGACTGTACAAACGCTTCGGCTGGCTACCGCCGTCGGCATGGAGTTCCGTCATCGCTTGCTCGATGCGCGGACGGCCGGTCTGGTCTATACGACGTTGCTGTCGTTGGTACCGTTTCTCGCCGTGATGTTCTCGGTCCTGAAGGCCTTCGGTGTCCATCACGTGATCGAACCCTTCTTGGCGCAGGCGCTCGTACCTCTAGGTCCTAAGAATCGAGAGGTCACCGCCACCATTATTAATTTCGTAGACAATATCAAGATCGGCGTGCTGGGGGCCGCCGGCATTGCCGGCCTGTTCTATACGACGTATTCGCTGATCGATAAGATCGAGCAGGCGTTGAACGCGATTTGGCAGGTGAAACAGGGACGCACCTGGGACCGGAAGTTTGCCGACTACTTGAGTGCTGTCCTCGTAGGACCGGTCCTGGTCTTTAGCGCGTTCGGCCTGCTGGCTTCGCTCCAAAGCAACACGGTGGTCCAACATCTCATTGCATTGGAGCCGTTTGGGACGCTGCTCGTGTGGAGCGGCGAAATGGTTCCCTTCTTGATGTTCTGTGGCGTCTTCACGTTCTTGTATAAGATGATCCCCAATACCCAGGTCGAACTCCGTTCAGCAGCGATCGGTGGCGTCTCGGCGGCTATTCTCTGGATCATCGCCGGTGAAGCCTTTGCCAAATTCGTGGCTGCCTCCGCCAATTACAGCGCCATTTATTCGAGTTTTGCCGTGCTCATGCTGTTCCTCCTGTGGCTCTACACCGGCTGGATGATCGTGCTGATTGGGGCGCAGTTTTCCTTTTTCCACCAGTATCCGACGGCCTATTTGTCGCGCTTGCTCTGGGAGCAGGGCACACACGTCTTCCGTGAACAACTGGCTCTCAAGGTATTGCGAGTTCTGGGGAATCATTACCTCAAAGGGGACCGCCCGTTGAAGCTGCCGGAGTTGTCGAGCGAACTGAACATTCCCTTGTCCCTGGTGGAGGAAGAAGTCGAACGTCTCATTGAAAATGGGTTTGTGGGCCGCCTTCAGGAACCGGAAGGGGTAAGCCTCATCAAGTCGCCGGACCTGATCTTGGTGAAAGAGGTCCTGGATTCGGTTCGCAACGGAACCCCGCCGTGGATACTGCCCCATCTCGATAGCAGCGATCCTGTGTCCGCTCTCTTGCGGCATCGAGATAAGGCGGTGGAGCGGGCGTTGGTGGGTGAAACCGTGCAATCGCTTCTACATGATCAATCACCGTCCCAATCCCCCAAGCCTTGA
- a CDS encoding cytochrome P450: MPESVQSFTLVDVPGGAPLLGHLGTFKRAPLETMSGWWRRYGDALRFRLGPKTLHLFSHPDLAEEILVQQADRFVKVYDPRKPTGISLVLGNGLVTSSGAVWKRHRRIIQPIFHRSRMAAMADRMAQVGELRIVGWVSLEGQPIDIGDEMMQLTLEVISQTMFTASMAQHIDQIRHALRVSLQYAVDSVQNPLRLPSWVPTSRNREFRSAMQFMDSLIYGLLTERRRSGSQHGDLLDLLLQARDEETGAGLTDQELRDETFTIFAAGHGTTATALAWTWYLLATHPEAKARFHEEVDRVLQGRTPNADDLQHLPYTRAIFEESLRLYPPAPVVQRKAAINTTVGGLPLPEGALVFVSIYNLHRHPAFWTNPDRFLPERWLNGERPTARFAYLPFGAGPRACVGIHFASVEGPLLLALIGHRYDLQPAQEVVEAEFFVTLQPKSGIRMILQPRHVPVVSSA; this comes from the coding sequence ATGCCGGAGTCGGTTCAATCCTTCACGCTGGTCGATGTGCCAGGCGGCGCGCCGCTGCTTGGCCACCTGGGGACGTTCAAACGCGCCCCGTTGGAGACGATGTCCGGGTGGTGGCGCCGGTACGGCGATGCGCTGCGCTTTCGGCTTGGGCCGAAGACTCTCCATCTCTTCAGTCATCCTGATCTCGCTGAAGAGATTCTGGTCCAGCAAGCCGACCGCTTTGTGAAAGTGTATGACCCTCGGAAGCCGACCGGCATCTCGCTAGTTCTAGGTAATGGATTGGTGACCAGTTCAGGCGCGGTCTGGAAGCGGCATCGGCGCATTATCCAGCCGATTTTTCATCGCTCTCGGATGGCTGCCATGGCAGATCGGATGGCCCAGGTGGGCGAGCTGCGGATTGTCGGTTGGGTAAGTCTTGAAGGACAGCCGATCGATATCGGCGACGAAATGATGCAGTTGACGCTCGAAGTAATCTCGCAAACCATGTTCACCGCCAGTATGGCGCAACACATCGATCAGATCCGTCATGCGTTACGTGTGAGCCTGCAGTATGCAGTCGACTCGGTTCAGAACCCACTGCGTCTCCCCAGCTGGGTGCCGACTTCACGCAACCGTGAATTCCGTTCTGCCATGCAGTTTATGGATAGCCTGATCTATGGATTGCTTACCGAGCGGCGTCGCAGCGGATCCCAGCATGGCGATCTCCTTGATCTGTTGCTCCAGGCCCGCGATGAAGAGACCGGTGCCGGACTGACCGATCAAGAGCTGCGGGACGAAACGTTCACCATCTTTGCGGCTGGACACGGGACCACGGCCACTGCGCTCGCCTGGACCTGGTATCTTCTCGCAACCCATCCAGAGGCGAAGGCACGGTTTCATGAGGAAGTGGACCGAGTTCTCCAAGGAAGAACGCCAAACGCCGACGACCTTCAGCACCTCCCGTATACGCGGGCCATCTTCGAGGAATCACTCCGGCTGTATCCACCGGCTCCAGTCGTACAGCGCAAGGCGGCGATCAATACTACTGTGGGTGGATTACCACTACCGGAAGGCGCGCTCGTCTTCGTCAGCATATACAATCTGCACAGACACCCGGCCTTTTGGACGAACCCCGACAGATTTCTGCCGGAGCGATGGTTGAATGGCGAGCGGCCGACTGCCAGATTTGCCTACCTTCCGTTCGGCGCAGGACCACGCGCCTGCGTGGGGATTCATTTCGCATCAGTCGAAGGGCCACTTCTATTAGCCCTGATCGGTCACCGCTACGATCTGCAACCGGCTCAAGAAGTTGTCGAGGCCGAATTCTTCGTGACCTTGCAACCGAAAAGTGGCATCCGCATGATTCTCCAGCCGCGCCATGTGCCGGTCGTATCGAGCGCCTAG
- a CDS encoding YkgJ family cysteine cluster protein, which translates to MSGAPPIPSPLFERTARWFDRGNASLLGSLPCTKGCSGCCVGLFPVTILDRREVRRGLRSLSDEHRSRIEQSAAAQVTALTAAAQQLRTDRFIDRWPEQEIDCVVQRFESWPCPALEPDGTCGLYEFRPLVCRSMGVPQDDGVLVSGACAVQTAVPLIRPSKAFREEENHLAGMEAVEIETLRHQQGIEGEELFLPFAFIPDPEV; encoded by the coding sequence ATGTCAGGGGCACCCCCCATTCCTTCACCGTTGTTTGAAAGGACCGCTCGCTGGTTTGACCGGGGGAATGCCTCTCTCCTCGGGAGCCTTCCTTGTACCAAAGGATGTTCCGGCTGTTGTGTCGGACTCTTTCCCGTGACCATCCTCGACCGGCGTGAAGTTCGGCGTGGTCTCCGCAGCCTATCCGATGAGCACCGGAGCAGGATCGAACAGTCAGCAGCCGCGCAAGTCACCGCGCTAACAGCCGCCGCGCAACAACTGCGCACGGATCGTTTTATCGACCGGTGGCCCGAGCAGGAAATTGACTGCGTTGTTCAACGGTTCGAGAGTTGGCCTTGTCCGGCCTTGGAGCCTGATGGAACCTGTGGCCTCTACGAGTTTCGACCGCTGGTCTGTCGTTCCATGGGTGTTCCTCAGGATGATGGGGTCTTGGTCAGTGGGGCCTGTGCTGTGCAAACGGCCGTTCCACTTATTCGGCCCTCGAAAGCCTTTCGAGAAGAAGAGAATCATCTCGCTGGGATGGAGGCGGTGGAAATCGAGACATTGCGCCATCAACAAGGAATCGAGGGAGAAGAACTGTTCCTGCCCTTTGCTTTCATACCAGATCCCGAAGTGTGA
- a CDS encoding HU family DNA-binding protein yields the protein MAKSMTKSQIADYLAGKAGITKKGAVQILDDLAALAYREAKNVFTVPGIGKLKLANRKARIGRNPQTGEEIKIPAKRVVKFRVAKAAKDSILGKK from the coding sequence ATGGCCAAATCAATGACGAAATCGCAGATCGCAGATTACCTCGCCGGAAAAGCCGGCATCACGAAAAAAGGAGCGGTACAGATTCTTGATGATCTGGCAGCCCTGGCCTATCGTGAGGCCAAGAACGTTTTCACGGTGCCTGGAATCGGCAAACTCAAGCTCGCTAACCGCAAGGCGCGCATCGGCCGCAATCCGCAGACCGGTGAGGAAATCAAGATCCCGGCAAAGCGAGTAGTCAAGTTTCGTGTCGCTAAAGCTGCCAAGGACTCAATCCTCGGCAAGAAGTAA
- the rfbC gene encoding dTDP-4-dehydrorhamnose 3,5-epimerase, which produces MRVTTIDIPGVLLLEPSVMSDHRGCFAETYHDRRYREAGIAERFVQDNFSKSIRNTVRGLHFQEPQAQGKLVMALEGTVYDVVVDIRKGSPTFGKWYGVELSGKSLQQMYVPPGCAHGFCVTSDSACFLYKCTAYYSPKDDRGILWNDPALGILWPVRQPILSAKDQTHHTLAAMDAELPFFRGTR; this is translated from the coding sequence GTGCGAGTAACGACCATAGACATCCCTGGCGTACTCTTGCTTGAGCCTTCTGTCATGTCCGATCATCGAGGCTGTTTCGCGGAAACATACCATGACCGTCGTTACCGAGAAGCCGGCATCGCTGAGCGTTTCGTTCAAGACAATTTTTCGAAATCGATACGAAACACGGTGCGTGGCCTGCACTTCCAAGAACCTCAGGCTCAGGGGAAACTCGTCATGGCCCTTGAGGGGACTGTCTACGACGTCGTCGTTGATATCCGCAAAGGGTCGCCGACATTCGGTAAATGGTATGGAGTCGAACTATCCGGGAAGAGCCTTCAGCAGATGTATGTTCCTCCCGGATGTGCTCATGGCTTTTGCGTCACGAGCGATAGCGCGTGCTTCTTATATAAGTGCACCGCCTATTATTCCCCCAAAGATGATCGCGGTATCTTGTGGAATGATCCGGCTTTGGGAATTCTCTGGCCGGTCAGGCAACCTATACTCTCAGCAAAAGACCAAACACATCATACTCTTGCTGCAATGGACGCAGAGTTGCCGTTCTTTAGAGGTACGCGCTAG
- a CDS encoding methane monooxygenase/ammonia monooxygenase subunit C, translated as MASDRGYDISQWYDSKPWKIGWAAMLMMGIFWVLYQRAFGYSHGLDSMTPEFDSVWMGLWRFNIVANALFFAVSVGWIWTTRDRNLANLDPKLELKRYFYWMGWLACYIWGVYYAGSYTLEQDAAWHQVIIRDTSFTASHIVAFYGTFPLYITCGVSSYLYAQTRLPLYNQATSFALVAAVVGPMFILPNVGLNEWGHAFWFVDELFSAPLHWGFVTLGWCGLFGAAGGVAAQIVSRMSNLADVIWNNAPKSILDPFPSQVNPNAKGAGY; from the coding sequence ATGGCAAGCGATCGAGGGTATGACATTTCGCAGTGGTACGATTCGAAGCCGTGGAAGATCGGGTGGGCGGCGATGCTGATGATGGGCATCTTTTGGGTCCTGTATCAACGGGCGTTTGGGTACTCGCACGGGTTGGATTCGATGACCCCGGAATTCGACTCCGTGTGGATGGGACTGTGGCGGTTTAACATCGTGGCGAACGCCTTGTTCTTTGCGGTGTCGGTGGGATGGATCTGGACCACCCGGGACCGCAATCTGGCCAATCTGGACCCCAAGCTGGAGTTGAAGCGGTATTTTTATTGGATGGGCTGGCTGGCCTGTTACATCTGGGGCGTGTACTACGCGGGCAGCTACACGTTGGAGCAGGATGCGGCGTGGCATCAAGTGATCATCCGAGACACGAGCTTCACGGCGAGCCACATTGTAGCGTTCTACGGGACGTTCCCGCTGTACATCACGTGCGGCGTGTCGAGCTATCTGTATGCGCAGACGCGGCTCCCGTTGTACAACCAGGCGACCTCGTTTGCGCTGGTGGCGGCGGTGGTGGGGCCGATGTTCATTCTGCCGAACGTGGGGTTGAACGAGTGGGGCCATGCGTTCTGGTTCGTGGATGAGCTGTTCTCGGCGCCGTTGCACTGGGGCTTTGTGACGTTGGGTTGGTGCGGGTTGTTTGGGGCGGCCGGTGGGGTGGCGGCGCAGATCGTGAGCCGGATGTCGAATCTGGCGGACGTGATCTGGAACAACGCGCCGAAGAGCATCCTGGATCCGTTCCCCAGCCAGGTGAATCCCAACGCCAAGGGGGCGGGGTACTAA
- a CDS encoding DUF1566 domain-containing protein, with translation MRLPPVARSRAIVVTLVVIGAFCLLAYTQIRSHTQGREEVIATIIKNWQQAHPAAQRFVILADFKNEAVLDKDTSLIWELSPITTSVTWNEARATCLTRATGGQRGWRLPAPAEMRSLVGPAVDSPIPNIPPGHPFVNIQPTSYWTVVPEANQPSYARYVDAFLGNVLSFTKLYTYPVWCVRGPIKQDDY, from the coding sequence ATGAGACTACCTCCGGTGGCAAGGTCGCGCGCAATCGTCGTCACGCTGGTTGTAATAGGTGCGTTCTGCTTGCTGGCATACACCCAGATCAGGTCTCACACGCAGGGAAGAGAAGAGGTGATCGCCACCATCATCAAGAATTGGCAACAAGCGCATCCAGCGGCCCAGCGATTCGTCATTTTGGCCGACTTCAAGAACGAGGCAGTTCTCGATAAGGATACAAGCCTCATCTGGGAGCTCTCCCCAATAACAACATCTGTGACATGGAACGAAGCGCGTGCCACATGCCTTACCCGAGCCACGGGCGGTCAGCGAGGCTGGCGGCTACCGGCGCCGGCTGAAATGCGAAGTCTCGTGGGGCCGGCAGTAGACTCCCCGATCCCCAATATCCCGCCAGGGCATCCATTCGTGAACATCCAGCCAACGTCCTACTGGACGGTCGTTCCAGAAGCCAATCAACCATCATATGCACGGTACGTGGACGCATTCCTCGGCAACGTGCTCAGTTTTACTAAGCTATATACTTATCCGGTTTGGTGCGTTCGCGGGCCGATCAAGCAGGATGATTACTGA
- a CDS encoding TIGR01777 family oxidoreductase, translating to MNIVVTGGTGFVGRALCAALCQRGHRVTILTRHTGQVSHQPDVQVQSLQWNARDSGPWEQAFEGADAVINLAGAPIADARWTDSRKQLITDSRVLTTRLLVRALSRRSTKPLTFMSASGIGYYGASDDRRLDEGAARGLGFLADLCLAWEAEALRAGELGARVVILRTGMVLEQDGGALPKLLLPFRLFAGGPIMPGSQWVSWIHRRDHIGLIEWALATATVSGPINAVSPEPVTMKTFCEVLGRLIHRPSWLPVPEVALTMLLGELGTMMTTGQRVIPAKAMAGGYTFLYPTLETALQTILIGTARQDRGESDP from the coding sequence ATGAACATAGTGGTAACCGGAGGAACAGGATTCGTTGGCCGGGCATTGTGTGCCGCGCTATGCCAAAGAGGCCACAGAGTCACCATTCTGACGAGACACACGGGACAGGTTTCGCATCAGCCCGACGTACAGGTGCAGTCGTTACAATGGAACGCACGAGACTCGGGACCCTGGGAGCAGGCATTTGAAGGAGCAGATGCGGTCATTAATCTCGCCGGTGCCCCCATTGCCGACGCACGCTGGACGGACTCGCGCAAACAACTCATCACAGACAGTCGAGTGCTTACCACTCGCTTATTGGTCAGAGCCTTGTCCCGCCGATCTACGAAACCCCTCACATTCATGAGCGCGTCCGGAATCGGGTATTACGGCGCAAGCGACGACCGTCGTCTGGATGAAGGAGCGGCGCGCGGTCTGGGCTTCCTGGCCGATCTCTGTCTCGCATGGGAAGCGGAGGCCCTTCGGGCTGGAGAGCTTGGTGCGCGCGTCGTCATCTTACGAACCGGAATGGTACTCGAACAAGACGGCGGGGCTTTGCCCAAGCTGCTGTTGCCCTTTCGATTATTTGCAGGCGGTCCGATCATGCCGGGAAGCCAATGGGTCTCGTGGATTCACAGACGGGATCACATCGGGCTGATAGAATGGGCTCTCGCCACGGCAACGGTTTCCGGTCCGATCAATGCGGTGTCCCCGGAGCCTGTGACGATGAAGACGTTCTGTGAGGTGCTGGGGCGGCTGATTCACAGACCATCCTGGCTTCCCGTTCCGGAAGTCGCCCTGACCATGCTACTCGGCGAGCTGGGGACAATGATGACCACTGGCCAGCGTGTGATTCCTGCGAAAGCAATGGCGGGAGGCTACACCTTTCTGTATCCAACGCTGGAGACTGCTCTGCAAACTATCCTGATAGGAACAGCGCGCCAGGATCGTGGTGAATCGGATCCATGA
- a CDS encoding DUF523 and DUF1722 domain-containing protein has product MRQAYQEYCGDGQTLADGMTACSIRLGISRCLLGDEVRFDGGHKRDRFLTDVLGRYVEWVPVCPEVEAGLGTPREAMRLVGEPHRPRLVTIQSEIDHTEAVANIAKDRVAELKKLELSGYVFKQNSPSCGVQRVHIYDQQGMFRQNGIGIFAKVFADQFPMIPVEEEGRLCVPAVRANFVERVFCYRRFQDLMGNELTRQALRRFHRIHKYLLLSHSQQHYEAMGRLIGQADHHRPKELTAKYGAIFMKCLAVNPTVHKQMNVLHHIVRYLKTRLKTHEKVKLLDVIDSYHRGLIPLFVPLMLIKHYVGRFEIDYLRDQVYLEPCPKELMLRNRV; this is encoded by the coding sequence ATGCGCCAGGCCTATCAGGAATATTGTGGGGATGGACAAACCTTAGCTGACGGAATGACGGCTTGTTCGATCCGCTTGGGTATCAGCAGGTGTCTCCTCGGTGACGAAGTTCGTTTCGACGGAGGACACAAGAGGGACCGGTTTTTAACCGATGTCCTGGGTCGCTACGTGGAATGGGTACCAGTCTGTCCTGAGGTTGAGGCGGGACTGGGCACCCCGCGTGAAGCCATGCGGTTGGTCGGTGAACCTCACCGTCCTCGACTCGTCACGATCCAGAGTGAGATCGACCACACGGAGGCTGTCGCCAACATAGCTAAAGATCGGGTTGCCGAATTGAAAAAGCTGGAGCTCTCCGGCTATGTCTTCAAGCAGAACTCGCCCAGTTGCGGCGTCCAACGAGTCCATATTTATGATCAACAGGGGATGTTCCGTCAGAATGGAATCGGGATCTTCGCCAAGGTCTTTGCGGATCAGTTTCCAATGATTCCGGTCGAAGAGGAAGGGCGGCTCTGCGTCCCGGCGGTGAGAGCGAACTTCGTGGAACGGGTATTTTGTTATCGTCGATTCCAAGATCTGATGGGGAATGAGCTCACCAGGCAGGCGCTGAGACGATTCCACAGGATCCACAAGTATCTGCTCTTGTCCCACAGCCAACAACATTATGAAGCGATGGGCCGATTGATCGGTCAAGCAGATCACCATCGACCGAAGGAGTTGACGGCGAAGTACGGTGCGATATTCATGAAATGCTTGGCTGTGAACCCCACGGTCCATAAACAGATGAATGTGCTGCATCACATTGTGCGGTACCTCAAGACACGATTGAAGACGCACGAAAAGGTCAAGCTATTAGACGTGATCGATAGTTATCATCGAGGGCTCATCCCACTATTCGTTCCGCTGATGCTGATCAAGCACTACGTCGGGAGGTTCGAGATCGACTATCTTCGCGACCAAGTGTACCTGGAGCCGTGTCCGAAAGAGCTGATGCTTCGCAATCGCGTGTAG
- a CDS encoding CbiX/SirB N-terminal domain-containing protein — MATKKQGVILVGHGGIPKDCPPDLVTTLKRLEAQRRAVKQPPSVEELALEMKIRRWPRTPSTDPYESGLQAVGARLQSQLNGSLFALAYNEFCAPTLGEAVEQLIGQGATEITVTTTMFTPGGAHSEIEIPEILNRLRPKHPDVILRYAWPFDLELVANTLAEQIRRFSTGPPQGDR; from the coding sequence ATGGCGACAAAGAAGCAAGGGGTGATTCTGGTGGGACATGGCGGAATCCCAAAGGATTGTCCGCCAGATTTAGTGACAACGCTCAAACGACTGGAAGCCCAGCGCCGCGCAGTAAAACAACCGCCATCCGTTGAAGAACTCGCATTGGAGATGAAGATCCGTCGGTGGCCGCGGACGCCGTCGACCGATCCTTACGAATCCGGCCTTCAAGCAGTCGGGGCGCGATTGCAGTCCCAACTAAATGGCAGCTTGTTCGCACTCGCTTACAACGAATTCTGTGCTCCAACCCTGGGGGAGGCAGTGGAGCAACTCATTGGACAAGGGGCCACGGAGATCACTGTAACAACCACCATGTTTACTCCAGGAGGTGCTCATTCGGAAATCGAGATCCCTGAAATTCTCAACCGTCTCCGGCCCAAACATCCTGATGTGATACTTCGTTATGCCTGGCCCTTTGACCTTGAATTGGTCGCCAACACGTTAGCCGAGCAGATTCGTCGCTTCTCCACTGGACCTCCGCAAGGGGATCGGTAA
- the pyrE gene encoding orotate phosphoribosyltransferase yields the protein MKAREQLAKAFHDTQAFKWDRDKGFKLASGEISPFYVDCRALMAHPEARRLVGHLAYEALTDIEFDCLGGLELGAIPIAVTISDFACAAPRQRLWRTFVVRKQTKDHGLGKLIEGSIHPGDRALIVDDVLTSGGSLLKAMAVAREAGLQVDHAFVIVDRQEQDGKGRVEREKVQLISLLTIQDLMSMEKKG from the coding sequence GTGAAGGCTCGGGAGCAATTGGCAAAAGCGTTCCATGATACCCAGGCATTCAAATGGGATCGTGATAAGGGATTCAAGCTCGCGTCCGGTGAGATCAGCCCGTTCTATGTCGATTGTCGCGCTCTTATGGCGCATCCAGAAGCGCGTCGCCTAGTCGGCCACCTCGCCTATGAGGCGCTCACCGACATTGAATTTGATTGTCTGGGCGGCCTCGAACTCGGAGCCATCCCGATTGCCGTGACCATTTCCGATTTCGCCTGCGCTGCCCCGCGTCAGCGCCTCTGGCGGACTTTCGTCGTTCGCAAGCAGACCAAGGACCATGGCCTGGGAAAGTTGATCGAAGGCAGCATCCATCCGGGCGATCGAGCACTGATCGTTGATGATGTCCTCACGAGCGGCGGGTCGTTGCTGAAGGCGATGGCGGTCGCACGGGAGGCCGGACTTCAAGTGGATCATGCATTCGTCATTGTGGATCGTCAAGAGCAGGATGGGAAAGGGCGTGTGGAAAGAGAAAAAGTTCAGCTCATCAGTCTCTTAACGATTCAGGACCTTATGAGCATGGAGAAGAAGGGCTAG